In one Kitasatospora cineracea genomic region, the following are encoded:
- a CDS encoding DUF1775 domain-containing protein gives MTNRTLRVGTTLAGAATVLLALATPALAHSEVSASDARALAENVTLTFTSEAESTSAGIQKIQIVLPDGVPVQSVALKDAPTGWTLTPDATGYTVQGPALPVGDNAKHSIVVRQLPQGESLPFKTIETYSNGKVSRWIEMSQNGSEPENPAPVLELKPPAPGATPLPAAPAASTAPSPSPTPSVSSSAPAQPAPAVSSSSAAPEATAKDDGGNTGLVVAVVLAALVVASFPIAMWIKRRTRTSA, from the coding sequence ATGACCAACCGCACCCTGCGCGTCGGCACCACACTGGCCGGCGCGGCCACCGTCCTGCTCGCCCTGGCGACGCCCGCCCTCGCGCACTCCGAGGTGTCCGCCTCCGACGCCCGTGCGCTCGCCGAGAACGTGACGCTCACCTTCACCTCGGAGGCCGAGTCCACCAGCGCCGGCATCCAGAAGATCCAGATCGTCCTGCCGGACGGCGTGCCGGTGCAGAGCGTCGCGCTCAAGGACGCCCCCACCGGGTGGACCCTCACGCCCGACGCCACCGGCTACACGGTGCAGGGCCCGGCGCTGCCGGTGGGCGACAACGCGAAGCACAGCATCGTGGTGCGCCAGCTGCCCCAGGGCGAGAGCCTGCCGTTCAAGACCATCGAGACCTACAGCAACGGCAAGGTCTCGCGCTGGATCGAGATGTCGCAGAACGGCAGCGAGCCGGAGAACCCGGCTCCCGTCCTCGAGCTGAAGCCGCCCGCCCCCGGCGCCACCCCGCTGCCCGCCGCCCCGGCTGCGAGCACCGCCCCGTCGCCGTCCCCGACCCCCTCCGTCTCGTCCTCCGCCCCGGCACAGCCCGCCCCGGCCGTCTCGTCGTCTTCCGCCGCACCCGAGGCCACGGCGAAGGACGACGGCGGCAACACCGGACTGGTGGTCGCCGTGGTCCTCGCGGCCTTGGTCGTCGCGTCGTTCCCGATCGCGATGTGGATCAAGCGCCGCACCCGCACCAGCGCCTGA
- a CDS encoding DUF3093 domain-containing protein: MYDERLSAPLSLWLLPVAAGLTSALILLPYGLTASLVAMVLASALSSVALGSYGSPRIRVVQGVLLAGEARLPLEVLGQALPLDRKEALAWRTWKSDPRAFMLLRSYIHTALRVEVTDPADPTPYLYLSTRHPQRLAEVIEAGRASQREGQGQGAQGASARDGEQPEPRSDRPVG; the protein is encoded by the coding sequence ATGTACGACGAACGCCTTTCGGCCCCCTTGTCCCTGTGGCTCCTGCCGGTGGCAGCGGGCCTCACCTCTGCCCTCATCCTGCTGCCCTACGGCCTCACGGCCTCCCTTGTCGCCATGGTGCTCGCCTCCGCACTGTCGTCGGTGGCACTTGGCTCCTACGGGTCGCCGCGGATCCGGGTCGTGCAAGGTGTCCTCCTCGCGGGGGAGGCACGTCTGCCGCTTGAGGTCCTCGGGCAGGCCCTGCCGCTGGACCGCAAGGAGGCTCTCGCCTGGCGCACCTGGAAGTCCGACCCCCGCGCCTTCATGCTGCTGCGCAGCTACATCCACACCGCGCTGCGGGTAGAGGTCACCGACCCCGCGGACCCCACGCCGTACCTGTACCTGTCCACGCGCCACCCGCAGCGCCTGGCCGAGGTGATCGAAGCCGGGCGCGCCTCGCAGAGGGAGGGGCAGGGACAGGGGGCGCAGGGCGCTTCGGCGCGGGACGGCGAGCAGCCGGAGCCGCGGTCGGACAGGCCGGTCGGCTGA
- a CDS encoding HAD family hydrolase has protein sequence MGIRVLAVDFSGTLAQPGPNPDSALVADVLRTLPGVSLPPGFAAAFEAVHRRTRAADRENSTHTPFAQDIRRAAVRSGAHIPDAAAAADTVLSALPDGRVDPRAARAVHRLHAAGWRCVLACNTAVPEQMRRSTLRAAAIDTCFDALVLSSTLGLRKPHPGFYAAVVEASGVDAAEILFVGDNWAKDVLGPQAYGMRALLVAPTAPPASATAGVIRHFAHLPAVLGTPRTD, from the coding sequence ATGGGCATACGCGTCCTCGCGGTGGACTTCAGCGGCACACTCGCACAGCCCGGCCCCAACCCCGACAGCGCCCTGGTCGCCGACGTGCTCCGCACACTGCCGGGGGTGTCCCTCCCGCCGGGGTTCGCCGCCGCCTTCGAGGCCGTGCACCGCCGGACCAGGGCCGCCGACCGCGAGAACAGCACCCACACGCCCTTCGCCCAGGACATCCGCCGGGCTGCAGTCCGCAGCGGCGCGCACATCCCCGACGCCGCGGCTGCCGCAGACACGGTCCTGTCGGCCCTGCCGGACGGACGCGTGGACCCCCGCGCCGCCCGGGCCGTGCACCGCCTGCACGCGGCAGGATGGCGGTGCGTCCTGGCCTGCAACACGGCCGTGCCCGAGCAGATGCGCCGCAGCACGCTCCGCGCGGCGGCCATCGACACCTGCTTCGATGCCCTGGTCCTGTCCAGCACCCTGGGCCTGCGCAAACCGCACCCCGGGTTCTACGCGGCGGTGGTGGAGGCCAGCGGCGTCGACGCCGCAGAGATCCTGTTCGTCGGGGACAACTGGGCCAAGGACGTCCTGGGCCCGCAGGCCTACGGAATGCGGGCCCTGCTCGTCGCCCCGACCGCGCCCCCGGCCTCCGCGACGGCCGGTGTCATCAGGCACTTCGCCCACCTGCCCGCCGTCCTCGGCACACCCCGCACAGACTGA
- a CDS encoding cation transporter, producing the protein MATLSLGPTPARREVLARRIRLLVAATIAYNTVEAAVALAAGTAASSTALVGFGLDSVIEVSSAAAVAWQFSAREHVVREAREKTALRVIALSFFALAAYVSVDSLRALAGSGDAERSFPGLVLAALSLAIMPFLSAAQRRAGRELGSASAVADSKQTLLCTYLSAVLLAGLLLNAVLGWSWADPAAALVIAVIAVKEGRDAWQGKGCCAPSAVAAAEGPAGDACDCRPGCDCRS; encoded by the coding sequence GTGGCCACCCTCTCCCTGGGCCCCACCCCCGCCCGCCGCGAGGTACTCGCCCGCCGCATACGCCTGCTGGTCGCCGCAACGATCGCCTACAACACGGTCGAGGCGGCCGTCGCCCTCGCGGCTGGCACCGCCGCGTCGTCGACCGCCCTGGTGGGCTTCGGCCTGGACTCGGTCATCGAGGTGTCTTCGGCCGCCGCCGTCGCCTGGCAGTTCTCCGCCCGCGAGCACGTCGTGCGCGAGGCTCGCGAGAAGACCGCCCTGCGCGTCATCGCCCTCTCGTTCTTCGCCCTCGCCGCCTACGTCTCCGTCGACTCCCTGCGGGCGTTGGCCGGCAGCGGTGATGCCGAACGCTCCTTTCCGGGCCTGGTCCTCGCCGCCCTGTCGCTGGCGATCATGCCCTTCCTGTCCGCGGCCCAGCGTCGGGCAGGGCGCGAACTCGGCTCCGCCAGCGCGGTCGCCGACTCCAAGCAGACCCTTCTGTGCACCTACCTCTCCGCGGTCCTGCTGGCCGGCCTGCTGCTGAACGCCGTCCTGGGCTGGTCCTGGGCCGATCCCGCCGCCGCCTTGGTCATCGCCGTCATCGCCGTCAAGGAAGGCCGCGACGCCTGGCAGGGCAAGGGCTGCTGCGCGCCCTCCGCCGTCGCGGCGGCGGAGGGCCCTGCTGGCGATGCGTGCGATTGCCGACCCGGCTGCGACTGCCGCTCTTGA
- a CDS encoding SDR family oxidoreductase — protein sequence MTQQSVAQDEVLVVTGGGRGIGAATALLAAGRGYRVCVNYRSDQESADAVVARIRSAGGTAIAVRADVSHTAGVTALFDTVDRELGTLTALVNNAGTLEKQSRLDELDEDRLNRIWAANITGPFLCAAAAVRRMSTRYGGRGGAIVNVGSAASRLGSPNEYVDYAASKGALDSMTTGLSLEVAAEGIRVNAVRPGLIHTGIHALGGEPGRVDRIGPNLPMGRGGQPEEIAETILYLLSSAASYVTGAFLDAAGGR from the coding sequence ATGACCCAGCAGAGCGTGGCGCAGGACGAGGTACTGGTGGTCACCGGCGGCGGCCGCGGCATCGGCGCGGCCACCGCGCTGCTCGCCGCCGGACGCGGCTACCGGGTGTGCGTCAACTACCGCAGCGACCAGGAGTCGGCGGACGCCGTGGTGGCGCGGATCCGCTCCGCGGGCGGCACCGCGATCGCCGTCCGCGCGGACGTCTCGCACACCGCGGGGGTGACCGCGCTGTTCGACACCGTCGACCGCGAACTCGGCACCCTCACCGCGCTGGTGAACAACGCGGGCACGCTGGAGAAGCAGAGCCGGCTGGACGAGCTCGACGAGGACCGGCTGAACCGGATCTGGGCGGCCAACATCACCGGCCCGTTCCTGTGCGCGGCCGCGGCGGTGCGCCGGATGTCCACCCGGTACGGCGGCCGGGGCGGGGCGATCGTCAACGTCGGCTCGGCGGCGTCCCGGCTGGGCTCGCCGAACGAGTACGTCGACTACGCGGCGTCCAAGGGCGCGCTGGACTCGATGACCACCGGGCTGTCGCTGGAGGTCGCGGCCGAGGGCATCCGGGTCAACGCCGTCCGCCCGGGCCTGATCCACACCGGCATCCACGCCCTGGGCGGCGAGCCCGGCCGGGTCGACCGGATCGGCCCCAACCTCCCGATGGGGCGCGGCGGACAGCCCGAGGAGATCGCCGAGACGATCCTCTACCTGCTCTCCTCCGCCGCCTCGTACGTCACGGGCGCCTTCCTGGACGCGGCCGGCGGCCGCTGA
- a CDS encoding ArsR/SmtB family transcription factor, with translation MLTLPSEVEVLARFGRALADPIRCRILLALREAPAHPADLAEKLGISRTRLSNHLACLRDCGLVVAVPVGRRTRYELADTRLGHALDDLRSAVVAVETDRTCAEADEKGCC, from the coding sequence GTGCTGACACTCCCTTCCGAGGTCGAGGTCCTGGCGCGCTTCGGCCGCGCCCTCGCCGACCCGATCCGCTGCCGCATCCTGCTCGCCCTGCGCGAGGCCCCCGCCCACCCGGCGGATTTGGCCGAGAAGCTGGGGATCTCCCGCACCCGGCTGTCCAACCACCTCGCCTGCCTGCGCGACTGCGGCCTGGTGGTCGCCGTCCCCGTCGGGCGTCGCACCCGCTACGAACTCGCCGACACCCGCCTCGGCCACGCCCTGGACGACCTGCGCTCCGCCGTGGTCGCCGTCGAGACGGACCGCACCTGCGCCGAGGCTGACGAGAAGGGCTGCTGCTGA
- a CDS encoding tyrosine-protein phosphatase: protein MTETEIAAAPFLDIPDLPNLRDAGAGVYRPGLLYRSATLNHLTDEGLRRFAELGIRTVLDLRSTPEVAQYPDRLPDGVDYLHLPMLPDPATTDRLWPEDQAALYPFMAETGGIALAAAVRALATGAPLLVHCAVGKDRTGLTIAVLQTLAGLPLDAVTADFLRSNTGLGLDRGPVPYTDAAGVERLSRPVEAAHLHAALDHATTRHGSLTAYLRNHGATDPDLTTLRTLGPA, encoded by the coding sequence ATGACCGAGACCGAGATCGCCGCCGCGCCGTTCCTCGACATCCCCGACCTCCCCAACCTCCGCGACGCCGGGGCCGGCGTCTACCGTCCCGGGCTGCTCTACCGCTCGGCGACCCTCAACCACCTCACCGACGAGGGCCTGCGGCGCTTCGCGGAACTCGGCATCCGCACCGTCCTGGACCTGCGCAGCACCCCCGAGGTCGCCCAGTACCCGGACCGCCTGCCCGACGGCGTCGACTACCTGCACCTGCCGATGCTGCCCGACCCGGCCACCACCGACCGGCTCTGGCCCGAGGACCAGGCCGCGCTCTACCCGTTCATGGCCGAGACCGGCGGCATCGCCCTCGCCGCCGCCGTCCGCGCCCTGGCCACCGGCGCCCCGCTGCTGGTGCACTGCGCCGTCGGCAAGGACCGCACCGGCCTGACCATCGCCGTCCTGCAGACCTTGGCCGGCCTCCCGCTCGACGCCGTCACCGCCGACTTCCTCCGCTCCAACACCGGCCTCGGCCTCGACCGCGGCCCAGTCCCCTACACCGACGCCGCCGGAGTCGAACGCCTCTCCCGCCCCGTCGAAGCCGCCCACCTGCACGCCGCCCTCGACCACGCCACCACCCGCCACGGCTCCCTCACCGCCTACCTCCGCAACCACGGCGCCACCGACCCCGACCTCACCACCCTCCGCACCCTGGGCCCGGCGTGA
- a CDS encoding cation diffusion facilitator family transporter, with translation MSSPIEHDHDHSDGAGHDHGAGGGHDGHSHGVAADADRRWLTAALLLIVGFMVVEVGVGFAAQSLALISDAAHMLTDAVSIALALVAIRLAARPAGGGFTFGLKRAEILSAMANGLTLLLLSVWLAWEAVQRLISPPEVTGGLVVVTALVGIVVNIAAAWCISRANRTSLNVEGAYQHILTDLYGFIGTAVAGVVVVTTGFARADAIASLFVVVLMLRAGYGLVRASGRIFLEAAPAGVDPDELGDLLAGQEGVVEVHDLHVWQISSDSPALSAHVLVVPSGDCHAVRRDLEALVREKYSITHTTLQVDHLGSGAVQDVAITPVPGEGVGEEHCEDTHGPVHRPGPHEH, from the coding sequence GTGAGCAGTCCCATCGAGCACGACCATGACCACAGTGACGGTGCCGGGCACGACCACGGTGCCGGCGGCGGCCATGACGGGCACTCCCACGGGGTGGCGGCCGATGCCGACCGGCGGTGGTTGACTGCCGCGCTGCTGTTGATCGTGGGCTTCATGGTCGTGGAGGTCGGTGTCGGCTTCGCGGCTCAGTCCCTGGCCCTGATCTCGGATGCCGCGCACATGCTGACCGACGCGGTGTCGATCGCGCTGGCGCTGGTGGCGATTCGGCTGGCTGCGCGGCCGGCCGGTGGGGGGTTCACCTTCGGCCTCAAGCGCGCGGAGATCCTCTCCGCGATGGCCAACGGCCTGACTCTGCTGCTGCTGTCGGTGTGGCTGGCCTGGGAGGCCGTGCAGCGGCTCATCTCCCCGCCGGAGGTCACCGGCGGGCTGGTCGTCGTGACCGCGCTGGTCGGCATCGTCGTGAACATTGCCGCGGCGTGGTGCATCTCCAGGGCCAACCGCACCTCGCTGAACGTCGAGGGCGCCTACCAGCACATCCTGACCGATCTGTACGGGTTCATCGGCACGGCTGTCGCCGGTGTGGTCGTCGTGACCACCGGGTTCGCCCGCGCCGACGCCATCGCCTCCCTCTTCGTGGTCGTCTTGATGCTGCGCGCCGGGTACGGGCTGGTCCGCGCCTCGGGCCGGATCTTCCTGGAGGCGGCGCCCGCGGGGGTCGACCCGGACGAGCTGGGGGACCTGCTGGCCGGGCAGGAGGGTGTCGTCGAGGTCCACGACCTGCACGTGTGGCAGATCAGCTCCGACTCCCCGGCGCTGTCCGCGCACGTGCTGGTGGTGCCTTCGGGCGACTGCCACGCGGTGCGCCGGGACTTGGAGGCGCTGGTGCGGGAGAAGTACTCCATCACCCACACCACGCTGCAGGTCGACCACCTGGGATCCGGTGCGGTGCAGGACGTCGCAATCACCCCCGTCCCGGGGGAGGGGGTGGGCGAGGAGCACTGCGAGGACACGCACGGCCCGGTCCACCGTCCCGGGCCGCACGAGCACTGA
- a CDS encoding MFS transporter → MKALWRQTRTFSPTARLLMANQFAINLAFYMLMPYLATHLSDGLGLAAWAVGLVLGIRNLSQQGMFLIGGTLADRYGYRAPIIAGCLLRTAGFALLGWADSLPALLAASAATGFAGALFNPAVRAYLAAEAGERRVDAFAAFNVYYQAGMLLGPIVGVALLTLDFTAVCTTAAAIFAALTALQWRALPPRRTQSAGEEAAPRGSVLAQWRTVAANRPFLLFSAAMIGSYILTFQVYLALPLAADLALGSDGTKATTALFVLSAAVAVAGQLRLTAWAKRTWTPAQSLVRGLAAMGAAFLPLAALTPDTGAPARLLALALAVAVLAAAGAVVYPFEMDTVVTLSGNRLVATHYGLYNTVSGLGITLGNLAVGALWGYGTHHRALYLPWLTLAATGLLCAAALHRLARTGRLPRPAAETVPAAA, encoded by the coding sequence ATGAAGGCCCTGTGGCGGCAGACCCGCACCTTCAGCCCCACCGCACGCCTGCTGATGGCCAACCAGTTCGCCATCAACCTCGCCTTCTACATGCTGATGCCCTACCTGGCCACCCACCTCTCCGACGGCCTCGGCCTGGCCGCCTGGGCCGTCGGCCTGGTCCTGGGCATCCGCAACCTCTCCCAGCAGGGCATGTTCCTCATCGGCGGCACCCTCGCCGACCGCTACGGCTACCGCGCCCCCATCATCGCCGGGTGCCTGCTGCGCACCGCCGGGTTCGCGCTCCTGGGCTGGGCCGACTCCCTGCCCGCCCTGCTCGCCGCCTCCGCCGCCACCGGCTTCGCCGGAGCCCTGTTCAACCCCGCCGTGCGCGCCTACCTCGCCGCCGAAGCCGGCGAGCGCCGCGTCGACGCCTTCGCCGCCTTCAACGTCTACTACCAGGCCGGGATGCTGCTCGGACCGATCGTCGGCGTCGCCCTGCTCACCCTCGACTTCACCGCGGTGTGCACCACCGCCGCGGCGATCTTCGCCGCCCTCACCGCCCTGCAGTGGCGCGCCCTGCCACCCCGGCGCACACAGAGCGCCGGCGAAGAAGCAGCACCCCGCGGGAGCGTCCTGGCCCAGTGGCGCACCGTCGCCGCCAACCGCCCCTTCCTGCTGTTCTCCGCTGCGATGATCGGCTCCTACATCCTGACGTTCCAGGTCTACCTCGCCCTGCCTCTGGCAGCCGACCTCGCCCTGGGCAGCGACGGGACCAAGGCCACCACCGCCCTGTTCGTCCTCTCCGCCGCCGTCGCCGTCGCCGGCCAACTGCGCCTGACCGCCTGGGCCAAACGCACCTGGACACCCGCCCAGTCCCTCGTGCGCGGACTGGCCGCCATGGGCGCCGCCTTCCTTCCCCTGGCCGCCCTCACCCCCGACACCGGCGCCCCGGCCCGGCTGCTCGCCCTCGCCCTCGCAGTCGCCGTCCTGGCCGCCGCCGGCGCCGTCGTCTACCCCTTCGAGATGGACACCGTCGTCACCCTCTCCGGCAACCGCCTCGTCGCCACCCACTACGGCCTCTACAACACCGTCTCCGGCCTCGGCATCACCCTCGGCAACCTCGCCGTCGGAGCCCTGTGGGGCTACGGCACCCACCACCGAGCCCTGTACCTGCCCTGGCTCACCCTCGCCGCCACCGGACTGCTGTGCGCAGCGGCCCTCCACCGCCTCGCCCGCACCGGCCGCCTGCCCCGACCCGCGGCCGAGACCGTACCCGCCGCGGCATGA
- a CDS encoding PLP-dependent cysteine synthase family protein encodes MTVTTAFPGRTESAPEAPGQFLAPSAASARTPAGLVGNTPVLWVGDPFTAAGHGFWAKLEGRNPGGIKDRPALHMVRAARERGDLLPGARIVESTSGTLGLGLALAGLTHHHPVTVVTDPEIEPLMTGLLTAHGADVVVVDAPHPVGGWQQARRDAVRDVLAAHPGSWCPDQYNNPDNAAAYRPLALELLAQLGRIDTLVVSVGTGGHSAGIAGVLREYFPHLRVVGVDTTGSTIFGQPALPRLMRGLGSSIHPRNVAYPLFDEVHWVAAPEAVWAARTLAATRYASGGWSVGAVALVARWLAATTAPETRIAAVFPDGPQRYIGTVFDDDYCRAHNLLGHRPPEHPEEIDHPGERTVTRWTRCRTVIDPLSPAAARPLAGTAR; translated from the coding sequence ATGACCGTCACCACTGCCTTCCCCGGCCGGACCGAAAGCGCCCCCGAGGCTCCCGGCCAGTTCCTCGCCCCGTCCGCCGCCTCCGCCCGCACACCCGCCGGGCTGGTGGGCAACACCCCCGTCCTGTGGGTCGGCGACCCGTTCACCGCCGCGGGCCACGGCTTCTGGGCCAAGCTGGAGGGCCGCAATCCCGGCGGCATCAAGGACCGCCCCGCCCTGCACATGGTCCGCGCCGCCCGGGAGCGCGGCGACCTGCTTCCCGGAGCCCGGATCGTGGAGTCCACCTCCGGCACTCTGGGCCTGGGCCTGGCCCTGGCCGGCCTCACCCACCACCACCCCGTCACCGTCGTCACCGACCCGGAGATCGAGCCGCTGATGACGGGCCTGCTCACCGCGCACGGCGCCGACGTCGTCGTGGTCGATGCCCCGCACCCGGTCGGCGGCTGGCAGCAGGCCCGCCGCGACGCGGTCCGCGACGTGCTCGCCGCCCACCCCGGCTCCTGGTGCCCCGACCAGTACAACAACCCCGACAACGCGGCCGCCTACCGCCCGCTCGCCCTCGAACTCCTCGCCCAACTCGGCCGCATCGACACCCTGGTCGTCAGCGTCGGCACCGGCGGCCACTCCGCCGGCATCGCCGGCGTCCTGCGCGAGTACTTCCCCCACCTGCGCGTCGTCGGCGTCGACACCACCGGCTCCACCATCTTCGGCCAGCCCGCCCTGCCCCGCCTCATGCGCGGCCTCGGCAGCAGCATCCACCCCCGCAACGTCGCCTACCCCCTGTTCGACGAGGTCCACTGGGTCGCCGCCCCCGAAGCCGTCTGGGCCGCCCGCACCCTGGCCGCCACCCGCTACGCCAGCGGCGGCTGGAGCGTGGGCGCCGTCGCCCTCGTCGCCCGCTGGCTCGCCGCCACCACCGCCCCCGAGACCCGCATCGCCGCCGTCTTCCCCGACGGCCCCCAGCGCTACATCGGCACCGTCTTCGACGACGACTACTGCCGCGCCCACAACCTGCTCGGCCACCGCCCGCCCGAGCACCCCGAGGAGATCGACCACCCCGGCGAGCGCACCGTCACCCGCTGGACCCGCTGCCGCACCGTCATCGACCCGCTCTCCCCCGCCGCCGCCCGCCCCCTCGCAGGCACCGCCCGATGA
- a CDS encoding nucleotidyltransferase domain-containing protein: MNVLLSGIVGSTAYGLAHAGSDLDRLGLFAAPTVAFHGLHRPVESHVTTAPDRTLHEAAKWCRLALNGNPTATELVWLPGELYEVRTPLGEELIGLRESLLSGPAVRRAYLGYADQQLRKLAARDRTDPAGRARAAKHARHLVRLVRQGVALHETGQLEIRLPDPEHVRALGERYADRPEDATALLADAEARFDRPGTLPAAPDERPVEAWLHRVRAAHLPTP; the protein is encoded by the coding sequence GTGAACGTCCTGCTCTCCGGCATCGTCGGCTCCACCGCGTACGGGCTGGCGCACGCCGGGTCCGACCTCGACCGGCTCGGGCTGTTCGCGGCGCCCACCGTGGCCTTCCACGGCCTGCACCGGCCCGTCGAGTCGCACGTCACCACCGCCCCGGACCGGACGCTGCACGAGGCCGCCAAGTGGTGCCGGCTGGCGCTCAACGGCAATCCGACCGCCACCGAACTCGTCTGGCTGCCGGGGGAGTTGTACGAGGTGCGGACGCCGCTCGGCGAGGAGCTGATCGGGCTGCGGGAGTCCCTCCTGTCCGGCCCGGCGGTCCGCCGCGCCTACCTGGGCTACGCCGACCAGCAGTTGCGCAAGCTCGCCGCCCGCGACCGCACCGACCCGGCCGGCCGGGCCAGGGCCGCCAAGCACGCCCGGCACCTGGTCCGGCTGGTCCGCCAGGGCGTCGCCCTGCACGAGACCGGGCAGTTGGAGATCCGGCTCCCCGACCCCGAGCACGTCCGCGCCCTCGGCGAGCGCTACGCGGACCGCCCCGAGGACGCCACCGCCCTGCTCGCCGACGCCGAGGCCCGCTTCGACCGCCCCGGCACCCTCCCCGCCGCCCCCGACGAACGCCCCGTCGAAGCCTGGCTGCACCGGGTCCGCGCCGCCCACCTCCCCACCCCCTGA
- a CDS encoding phosphorothioated DNA-binding restriction endonuclease → MTTLHQPLTETELLAALRTLNRSGLRGGGRAPHKPLLLLWLVDRFAASGNSETRYEEVAEPVGRLIAQYTAAVSTPDGERAALPFRLLETELWAATDAFSQPLPEQASHRRLLDLGARGRLRPAVEELLGDRRVRDRVRTLLLAEAIGSDSDTGTGSNTGTSAGSSSTLEQSVRDALPPAEPRYRQETRRVRDSRFARAVLPLYGNACAVCGFSGRIGPAPVGVEAAHVHGHADGGPDVVQNGIALCALHHALFDQGVLGLTEHLTIMVSPHFTHTGDHRGPAVTALAGLPVRLPADPGHRLAPQYVAWHAEHVFRH, encoded by the coding sequence GTGACGACGCTCCACCAGCCGCTCACCGAAACCGAACTGCTGGCCGCCCTGCGCACGTTGAACCGGTCCGGCCTGCGCGGGGGCGGTCGTGCCCCGCACAAGCCGCTGCTGCTGCTCTGGCTGGTCGACCGGTTCGCCGCGTCCGGCAACAGCGAGACCCGGTACGAGGAGGTCGCGGAGCCGGTCGGCCGGCTGATCGCCCAGTACACCGCTGCCGTCTCGACCCCCGACGGGGAGCGCGCCGCACTGCCGTTCCGGCTGCTGGAGACCGAACTGTGGGCGGCCACCGACGCCTTCTCCCAGCCGCTGCCGGAGCAAGCGAGCCACCGCCGGCTGCTCGACCTGGGCGCCCGCGGCCGCCTGCGCCCGGCGGTCGAGGAACTGCTGGGCGACCGGCGCGTCCGGGACCGGGTCCGCACCCTGCTGCTCGCCGAGGCGATCGGCAGCGACAGCGACACCGGCACCGGCAGCAACACCGGCACCAGCGCCGGCAGCAGCAGCACCCTGGAGCAGTCCGTCCGGGACGCCCTGCCGCCCGCCGAGCCCCGGTACCGGCAGGAGACCCGGCGGGTCCGCGACAGCCGGTTCGCCCGCGCGGTCCTCCCGCTGTACGGGAACGCCTGCGCCGTCTGCGGGTTCAGCGGCCGGATCGGTCCGGCCCCGGTGGGCGTGGAGGCCGCCCACGTCCACGGCCACGCCGACGGCGGGCCGGACGTGGTGCAGAACGGCATCGCCCTGTGCGCCCTGCACCACGCCCTGTTCGACCAGGGCGTGCTCGGGCTGACCGAGCACCTGACGATCATGGTCTCGCCGCACTTCACCCACACCGGGGACCACCGGGGCCCTGCGGTCACCGCCCTCGCGGGCCTCCCCGTCCGGCTCCCCGCCGACCCCGGGCACCGACTCGCCCCGCAGTACGTCGCCTGGCACGCCGAGCACGTCTTCCGGCACTGA
- a CDS encoding transglutaminase-like domain-containing protein, whose amino-acid sequence MDLSVSPHGPLRTDRPDLAAYLAADAVVDHDHPAIVALAAELRRADPVRTAEAVFEHVRDRIDHSADVGHWSAAYRASDVLAAGNAICHGKSHLLAALLRANGIPAGLCYQKLDVLHGLNGVLLPGSPWWVRLDGRGNRNGADGHFATTPAEERPAWANDPALGEHHYTTVYATPPRELLDGLRDSVPGSVGYGYLPLELPDRD is encoded by the coding sequence ATGGACCTCTCCGTCTCCCCCCACGGCCCGCTGCGCACCGACCGGCCGGACCTGGCCGCCTACCTCGCCGCCGACGCCGTCGTCGACCACGACCACCCCGCGATCGTCGCCCTCGCCGCCGAACTGCGGCGGGCCGACCCGGTGCGGACCGCCGAGGCGGTGTTCGAGCACGTCCGGGACCGGATCGACCACTCGGCGGACGTCGGCCACTGGTCGGCCGCCTACCGGGCCTCCGACGTGCTCGCCGCCGGCAACGCGATCTGCCATGGCAAGTCGCACCTGCTCGCCGCACTGCTGCGCGCCAACGGCATCCCGGCCGGCCTGTGCTACCAGAAGCTCGACGTGCTGCACGGGCTCAACGGCGTTCTGCTGCCCGGCAGTCCGTGGTGGGTCCGGCTGGACGGCCGGGGCAACCGGAACGGCGCGGACGGGCACTTCGCCACCACCCCCGCCGAGGAGCGGCCCGCCTGGGCCAACGACCCGGCACTCGGCGAGCACCACTACACCACCGTGTACGCGACGCCGCCGCGGGAACTGCTGGACGGCCTGCGCGACAGCGTGCCGGGGTCGGTCGGGTACGGCTACCTGCCGCTCGAACTGCCGGACAGGGACTGA